Genomic segment of Macellibacteroides fermentans:
ACGTTTTCACCCGGATGATGTTGTGTTCCTCTCTGACGGATAAGAATGTTACCGGCTTTAGCAACTTCACCACCAAAGATTTTAACGCCTAATCGCTTACTTTGTGATTCACGGCCGTTCTTCGAACTACCTACACCTTTTTTATGTGCCATTTTCTTTCCTTTTTAATCGTTATGCAACAATTTCTTTAACACTCACTTCAGTGAACTGCTGACGGTGACCGTTCAACTTACGGTAACCTTTTCTTCTTTTCTTGTGGAAAATCAGAACTTTGTCACCCTTTACAAGCGGAGAAAGAACTTCGCAAACAACCTTTGCTCCCTCTACAGTAGGAAGACCTACTTTTACATCACCATTGTTGTCGACCAACAAAACTTTGTCAAACTCAACAACTGCTCCACCTTCAACATTCTGAATGTGGTGAACAAACAATTTTTTGCCTTCTTCGGCTTTAAACTGCTGACCGTTAATTTCTACGATTACGTACATCTGTCTTTTA
This window contains:
- the rpmA gene encoding 50S ribosomal protein L27: MAHKKGVGSSKNGRESQSKRLGVKIFGGEVAKAGNILIRQRGTQHHPGENVGIGKDHTLYALVDGVVKFRKRKDNRSFVSVEEIKAEA
- the rplU gene encoding 50S ribosomal protein L21 codes for the protein MYVIVEINGQQFKAEEGKKLFVHHIQNVEGGAVVEFDKVLLVDNNGDVKVGLPTVEGAKVVCEVLSPLVKGDKVLIFHKKRRKGYRKLNGHRQQFTEVSVKEIVA